The Limanda limanda chromosome 13, fLimLim1.1, whole genome shotgun sequence genome has a window encoding:
- the LOC133017910 gene encoding contactin-associated protein-like 4: MFSDTGHNWKQHTQEDSLGSFPGNSNADSVVQYKLQQPAIARFLRLIPLSWNLSGRIGLRLETQGCPYTSDVVSFAGGSSGLVFRLSPGSRRTSRDIISLKFKTLKNSGTLLQAEGRQGLSFSLELVRGKLQLLLRPGGASSTEPRCLASLGSLLDDQHWHHVVLERGGAHLNLTVDRHTQRVQVPAEFDHWDIEQVSQKPLVSKKIFSGCLENLLHNGLNLIERAKHNDQQVTLMGNVTFSCAEPVSVAVTFPGPQSFLQLPGAMASSSGGVSVGFQFRTWNKAGLLLTFDLPGEGGVAWLHLSEARLRLQIQKAGRALLELSAGSALNDGQWHSVELNSRGGRVTIAVDKEEGGVAHASASFPVTAGSHLFFGGCPAEDNLQECRNPFNVFQGCMRLFTLHNQHVDLITVQQKHLGNYSNLHIDMCGIIDRCSPSRCEHGGRCTQSWTIFHCNCSDSGYSGATCHSSVYEQSCEAYKHNGNTSGHFYIDVDGSGPIRPQLVYCNMTAADTWMVIHHNDSDLTRVRASPGRNQLLIHFDYSTGEEQLMAAVGQSEHCEQEVAYHCRKSRLLNTPEGSPFSWWLGGPGPGRVQTYWGGAQPGSRQCACGLQGDCVDPQHYCNCDADGMDWAEDSGLLTHKESLPVRSLVLGDLQRPGSEAAYLVGPLRCHGDKNLWNAAFFDKETSYLHFPTFHGELSADISFLFKTTASSGVFLENLGIRDFIRIELSSSTQVLFSFDVGNGPLEVRVEAPAPLNDSRWHRVRAERNVKEATLRLDQFPPATQEAPADGHFHLQLNSQLFIGGTASRQKGFRGCIRSLQLNGVTLDLEERARITPGVRPGCPGHCSSYGSLCQNRGRCVERAAGFHCDCGLSAFTGVFCHSEVSASFQSSTSVSYTFKEPYELMRNSSAPPSSIYSDVTLRGENVSLSFRTNQSPALLLYVSSYYREHLALLINKHDKLEVRYKLDSSREAEVLRSRVKSLANGQLHTVTVRRLSDSVSVQIDQNSREDFNLSSDGEFNAIKSLVLGRVLDSDLDPDVSRLASLGFSGCLSVLSFNSISPLKAALLHPDTSPVSISGPLLRSSCGSSASANPYAAENKHRLATDLGSVGSGQPLVNAIRTDSALIGGVIAVVIFVVVAVLAVTGRFLYRRKETYRNQEVKGVKREDSPDFPFNSQSDSQNVCGENRKEYFI; encoded by the exons tctttCCCAGGGAACAGTAACGCCGACAGTGTGGTTCAGTACAAGCTGCAGCAGCCGGCCATAGCTCGCTTCCTGCGCCTCATCCCTCTGAGCTGGAACCTCAGCGGGAGGATCGGACTCCGGCTGGAGACCCAGGGGTGTCCGTACA CCTCGGACGTGGTGAGCTTTGCCGGTGGCAGCAGTGGTCTGGTGTTCAGGCTCAGTCCCGGCTCCAGGAGGACGTCCAGAGACATCATCTCTCTGAAGTTCAAAACCCTGAAGAATTCTGGGACGCTGCTCCAAGCAGAGGGACGACAAGGACTCAGCTTCAGTCTGGAGCTCGTGAGAGGgaaactgcagctgctgctccgaCCAG GTGGAGCTTCATCCACGGAGCCGCGGTGTCTTGCCTCCCTCGGCAGCCTGTTGGACGACCAGCACTGGCACCATGTGGTCCTGGAGAGAGGCGGAGCTCACCTCAACCTCACcgtggacagacacacacagagggttcAGGTCCCTGCAGAGTTCGACCACTGGGACATCGAGCAGGT TTCTCAGAAACCACTCGTCTCCAAGAAGATCTTCAGCGGCTGCCTGGAGAACCTGCTGCACAACGGACTGAACCTGATCGAACGAGCGAAACACAACGACCAGCAGGTGACTCTCATG gGCAATGTGACCTTTTCTTGTGCCGAGCCAGTTTCCGTCGCCGTGACGTTTCCCGGCCCCCAGAGCTTCCTCCAGTTGCCAGGGGCGATGGCGTCCTCTTCAGGGGGCGTGTCCGTGGGGTTCCAGTTCCGCACGTGGAACAAGGCGGGGCTTCTgctcacctttgacctcccgGGCGAAGGAGGAGTGGCCTGGCTGCACCTGAGCGAGGCCCGACTGCGGCTGCAGATCCAGAAGGCTGGCAGGGCGCTGCTGGAGCTCAGTGCAG GTTCTGCTCTGAACGACGGCCAgtggcactcagtggagctcaACTCCAGAGGAGGACGTGTGACCATCGCTGTGGATAAAGAGGAAGGAGGCGTCGCCCACGCCAGCGCCTCATTTCCTGTCACGGCAGGAAGTCATCTCTTCTTTGGCG GTTGTCCTGCTGAAGACAACCTTCAGGAATGCAGAAACCCCTTCAACGTCTTCCAGGGCTGCATGCGTCTCTTCACGCTGCACAACCAGCACGTGGATCTCATCACGGTGCAGCAGAAACATCTGGGCAACTACAGCAACCTGCACATCGACATGTGTGGAATCATCGACAG gtgttcTCCCAGTCGCTGTGAACATGGCGGCCGCTGCACTCAGTCCTGGACCATCTTCCACTGCAACTGCTCGGACAGCGGCTACAGCGGAGCGACCTGCCACAGCT CCGTGTACGAGCAGTCGTGTGAAGCGTACAAACACAACGGAAACACGTCGGGACATTTCTACATCGACGTGGACGGCAGCGGACCAATCAGACCACAGCTGGTCTACTGCAACATGACag CGGCCGACACGTGGATGGTGATCCATCACAACGACTCGGACCTGACCCGAGTCCGAGCGTCTCCGGGTCGGAACCAGCTCCTGATCCACTTCGACTACTCCACTGGAGAAGAGCAGCTGATGGCTGctgtcggccaatcagagcactgtgaacaggaagtggccTACCACTGCAGGAAGTCCCGCCTCCTCAACACTCCAG agggGTCTCCGTTCAGCTGGTGGCTCGGGGGTCCGGGTCCCGGTCGTGTGCAGACGTATTGGGGGGGGGCTCAGCCAGGCAGCCGACAGTGCGCCTGCGGCCTTCAGGGCGACTGCGTGGACCCGCAGCACTACTGCAACTGTGACGCCGACGGAATGGACTG gGCCGAGGACTCGGGCCTGCTCACCCACAAGGAGAGCCTCCCCGTCAGGTCCCTGGTGCTGGGTGACCTCCAGAGGCCGGGGTCAGAGGCCGCCTATCTGGTGGGACCGCTCCGTTGTCATGGAGACA agAACTTGTGGAACGCCGCGTTTTTCGACAAGGAGACGTCGTACCTCCACTTCCCGACGTTCCACGGCGAGCTGAGCGCCGACATCTCCTTCCTGTTCAAAACCACGGCGTCCTCGGGCGTGTTCCTGGAGAACCTGGGCATCCGAGACTTCATCCGCATCGAGCTGAGCT CCTCCACTCAGGTGCTCTTCTCCTTCGATGTGGGTAACGGGCCGCTGGAGGTCCGGGTGGAGGCGCCGGCTCCGCTGAACGACAGCCGGTGGCATCGGGTCCGAGCCGAGAGGAACGTGAAGGAGGCGACGCTGCGGCTGGACCAGTTCCCCCCCGCCACGCAGGAGGCGCCGGCCGACGGACACTTCCACCTGCAGCTCAACAGCCAGCTGTTCATAG GAGGAACCGCCTCCCGGCAGAAGGGCTTCCGTGGCTGCATCCGCTCGCTGCAGCTGAACGGCGTGACCCTGGACCTGGAGGAGCGGGCGAGGATCACGCCCGGGGTTCGACCCGGCTGCCCGGGTCACTGCAGCAGCTACGGCTCGCTCTGCCAGAACCGGGGCCGCTGCGTGGAGAGAGCCGCCGGCTTCCACTGCGACTGCGGCCTGTCGGCGTTCACCGGAGTCTTCTGCCACTCAG AGGTGTCGGCCTCCTTCCAGTCCTCCACCTCCGTCAGCTACACCTTCAAGGAGCCGTACGAGCTGATGAGGAACAGCAGCGCCCCCCCGTCCTCCATCTACTCCGACGTGACGCTGAGAGGAGAGAACGTCTCGCTGAGCTTCAGGACCAATCAGAGTCCGGCTCTGCTGCTCTACGTGTCCTCGTACTACAGAGAGCACCTGGCCCTGCTCATCAACAAGCacg ataaGCTGGAGGTGAGGTACAAGCtggacagcagcagagaagctgAGGTGCTgaggagcagagtgaagagTTTGGCAAACGGACAATTACACACAGTTACTGTCAGGAGACTGAGCGACTCTGTGTCCGTGCAg ATCGACCAAAACAGCCGAGAGGACTTCAACCTGTCGTCTGACGGAGAATTCAACGCCATCAAGTCCCTGGTGTTGGGCCGAGTGCTCG actctgATCTGGACCCGGACGTGTCCAGGTTGGCGTCTCTGGGTTTCTCCGGCTGTCTCTCAGTGCTCAGCTTTAACTCCATCAGTCCTCTGAAAGCCGCTCTGCTCCACCCGGACACCAGCCCGGTCTCCATCAGCGGACCTCTGCTCCGGTCCAGCTGCGGCTCCTCGGCTTCGGCCAATCCCTACGCAGcggagaacaaacacagactcGCCACAG ACCTTGGTTCAGTGGGTTCAGGTCAACCTCTGGTCAATGCCATCAGGACCGACTCGGCTCtgattggag GTGTGATAGCGGTGGTGATCTTCGTGGTCGTGGCCGTCCTGGCGGTAACGGGCCGATTCCTCTACCGCAGGAAAGAGACCTATCGGAATCAGGAGGTGAAGGGAGTCAAACGGGAGGACAGCCCCGATTTCCCCTTCAACAGCCAGAGCGACTCCCAGAACGTCTGCGGTGAAAACCGAAAGGAGTATTTCATTTAG